One genomic region from Spirulina subsalsa PCC 9445 encodes:
- the rpmF gene encoding 50S ribosomal protein L32, with translation MAVPKKRTSKAKKNQRKATWKRKATLAAQKALSQGKSVLSSQSNSYVYQTEEDDED, from the coding sequence ATGGCAGTTCCTAAGAAACGAACATCTAAAGCGAAAAAGAACCAACGGAAAGCGACTTGGAAGCGGAAAGCCACCCTAGCGGCGCAAAAAGCTTTATCTCAAGGTAAATCCGTCTTGTCGAGTCAATCCAACAGTTATGTCTATCAGACCGAAGAAGACGACGAGGATTAA
- a CDS encoding TIGR02450 family Trp-rich protein, with protein MAKKQKFPHLVGSKWTATQKTWGWRHFQVLNRKNEGKWVFAEMVASCDPNVRFWVNAKQLKDPHLWEAGWKTLQEMNAPPEVEDYLFID; from the coding sequence ATGGCGAAAAAACAGAAATTTCCCCACTTAGTGGGGTCAAAATGGACAGCAACTCAAAAAACTTGGGGATGGCGACATTTCCAAGTGTTAAACCGCAAAAATGAGGGAAAATGGGTCTTTGCAGAAATGGTGGCCTCTTGTGACCCCAATGTACGTTTCTGGGTCAATGCGAAACAACTCAAAGACCCCCATCTCTGGGAGGCTGGATGGAAGACGTTGCAGGAGATGAACGCCCCCCCGGAAGTGGAAGATTATTTGTTCATTGATTGA
- a CDS encoding DUF4079 domain-containing protein — protein MDLPSFLWLWKIAAWSMGLSVTLYVLLATTGFWFVRQRWMKKPRPGWLRPLHYTLGVILVLLVLVLLSIGIIGTLGYYGSLGHSPHLLAGIGVVGLVLFSAWTATRIGKWPQARSLHLTTNLFLLLGLVFVTLTGWDVVQKYLP, from the coding sequence GTGGATCTTCCTTCTTTTCTCTGGCTGTGGAAAATTGCGGCGTGGTCAATGGGTTTGTCTGTGACGCTTTATGTTCTGTTGGCAACAACAGGATTCTGGTTTGTGCGACAACGCTGGATGAAAAAACCCCGTCCGGGTTGGTTGCGTCCGCTACACTATACCCTCGGGGTGATTTTGGTGCTGTTGGTGTTGGTGTTGCTGAGTATTGGGATCATTGGTACGTTGGGATATTATGGCAGTCTGGGTCATTCTCCCCACTTGCTGGCGGGGATTGGGGTGGTGGGATTGGTGTTATTCTCAGCTTGGACGGCAACGCGTATCGGGAAATGGCCACAAGCGCGATCGCTCCATCTCACGACCAATTTATTTTTACTGCTGGGCTTGGTTTTTGTCACCCTGACGGGGTGGGATGTGGTGCAGAAATATCTCCCTTGA
- a CDS encoding DUF1830 domain-containing protein, which produces MAQIFDPIPNNAQKALLCCYVNATSQIQIARITNIPNWYFERVVFPGQRLVFEAVPSSLLEIHTGMMASAILSDTIPCERLRIDDDQDGMSLEESVLEPTQGIPDTIHARSSTPLAVATC; this is translated from the coding sequence ATGGCTCAGATTTTTGATCCCATCCCCAATAATGCACAAAAGGCTCTACTTTGCTGCTATGTCAATGCAACCAGCCAGATCCAAATCGCCCGAATCACTAATATACCAAACTGGTATTTTGAGCGTGTTGTTTTTCCCGGTCAACGTCTAGTCTTTGAAGCCGTACCCAGTTCTCTGCTAGAGATTCATACAGGAATGATGGCGAGTGCTATTCTGTCAGACACGATCCCCTGTGAGCGTCTCAGAATTGATGATGATCAAGACGGAATGAGTTTGGAGGAGTCTGTGTTAGAACCGACTCAAGGCATTCCTGACACTATCCACGCTCGGAGTTCCACGCCTTTGGCTGTTGCCACTTGCTAA
- a CDS encoding photosystem II high light acclimation radical SAM protein, translating to MTTKILYVRLPCNPIFPIGVVYLADHIHKQFPDVEQRIFDLGTVPPLEFNPTLDQVVDEFQPNLLVFSWRDIQIYAPVGGRGGNPLQNAFEFYYAKNPLIRLRGALGGLKVATAYYGELWRNLGLIKRGLRRAKRYCPQARVVVGGGAVSVFYEQMQQLLPQGSIVSVGEGETLLEKLLRGQDLSSERCYVVGENQPRERMIHEEPTPLEKTACNYDYIESIWPAFEYYLQDNDFYIGVQTKRGCPHNCCYCVYTVVEGKQVRINPADEVVAEMRQLYDRGIRNFWFTDAQFIPARKFIQDTEELLEKIIDSGMEDIHWAAYIRADNLTPKLCDLMVKTGMNYFEIGITSGSQELVRKMRMGYNLRTVLENCQDLKAAGFNDLVSVNYSFNVIDETVETIRQTIAYHRELERIFGADKVEPAIFFIGLQPHTHLEGYALSKGILNPGYNPMSLMPWTARKLLWNPEPLGSFFGEVCLQAWQQNPNDFGREVMKILEERLGCAPLEEALNAPIQEEQRGNLRKELVALT from the coding sequence ATGACGACTAAAATTCTCTACGTCCGCCTACCCTGTAACCCGATTTTTCCCATTGGTGTAGTCTATTTGGCCGATCATATTCATAAGCAATTTCCCGACGTAGAACAGCGTATTTTTGATCTCGGCACCGTGCCACCCCTCGAATTCAACCCAACCCTAGATCAGGTGGTGGATGAGTTCCAGCCTAATTTACTGGTGTTCTCTTGGCGAGACATTCAAATTTACGCCCCCGTCGGAGGACGAGGAGGAAATCCCCTCCAGAATGCCTTTGAGTTTTATTACGCCAAAAACCCCTTAATTCGTCTGCGCGGGGCGTTAGGAGGTTTAAAGGTAGCAACAGCTTATTATGGCGAATTATGGCGCAATCTGGGCTTAATTAAGCGAGGGTTGCGACGGGCGAAACGCTACTGTCCTCAAGCGCGGGTTGTCGTCGGTGGGGGTGCAGTCAGTGTGTTTTATGAACAGATGCAGCAGTTACTCCCTCAAGGGAGTATTGTGTCCGTGGGAGAGGGGGAAACTCTGCTAGAAAAACTCCTGCGGGGGCAAGATTTAAGCAGTGAACGCTGTTATGTGGTGGGGGAAAATCAGCCTCGGGAGCGTATGATTCATGAAGAACCCACCCCTCTGGAAAAAACAGCCTGTAATTATGATTACATTGAGTCCATTTGGCCGGCTTTTGAGTATTATCTCCAAGATAATGATTTTTATATTGGGGTACAAACAAAGCGGGGCTGTCCTCATAACTGCTGTTATTGTGTTTATACGGTAGTAGAAGGGAAACAGGTACGGATTAATCCGGCCGATGAGGTGGTGGCAGAAATGCGCCAATTGTATGATCGAGGAATCCGTAATTTCTGGTTTACCGATGCCCAATTTATTCCGGCTCGCAAGTTTATTCAGGATACGGAAGAATTGCTGGAAAAAATCATTGATTCTGGGATGGAAGATATTCACTGGGCGGCCTATATTCGAGCGGATAATTTAACCCCGAAACTCTGTGATCTCATGGTGAAAACGGGGATGAATTACTTTGAAATTGGGATCACCAGTGGCTCTCAAGAATTAGTCCGCAAGATGCGCATGGGCTACAACCTACGCACAGTTTTGGAAAATTGTCAAGACCTAAAAGCGGCAGGTTTTAATGATTTGGTTTCGGTGAATTATTCCTTTAATGTGATTGATGAAACGGTGGAGACGATTCGGCAAACCATTGCTTATCATCGGGAATTAGAACGAATTTTCGGGGCGGATAAGGTGGAGCCGGCGATCTTTTTCATTGGTTTACAGCCTCACACTCATTTAGAAGGTTATGCGTTAAGTAAGGGGATTCTCAATCCGGGGTATAATCCCATGAGTTTAATGCCTTGGACGGCGCGAAAGTTGCTCTGGAATCCTGAACCGTTGGGGTCATTTTTCGGTGAGGTTTGTCTACAAGCTTGGCAACAAAATCCCAATGATTTTGGGCGGGAGGTGATGAAGATTCTGGAGGAACGTTTAGGCTGTGCGCCGTTAGAGGAGGCACTGAACGCACCAATCCAAGAGGAACAACGGGGGAATTTAAGGAAGGAGTTAGTCGCGTTGACTTAA
- a CDS encoding DICT sensory domain-containing protein — translation MRQGSILQKLVTAHEGTNRPLHLGVYYKNTLVALCHALEDFILDSDSAPVVIAAFQQGKWYLEEANRYGELADKASQIAILATLGTGFGEHSTSTRENVALVSLQPDDPVAQEWHLMILSPTYSAMVLCQELSEADYGALGQPEEDLERKFYGFWTFETELVRETVELAIAHIGQYNPQLQHQLGVQVSNILASVQDCQRDDLNQVVSRVVDYLHRTHEQSHLPDAPRFAQGVDDNLLSNEMQAFLRMAELIDQADALNPNAAAEVAALGEAMGQLLDLRAWQIKRLRLAALLHRLAPLTGVMVEDDVKSKAQLEVLAKQGILPKAAVLRIMPQFQAIANIIIHQTEAWDGSGQPDGLSYDSIPLESRIIALIAYFQKRSLEHQQAGSEQPLSEALADCKAQANRIFDPKLVEALELLKLGLEQGMSLTVSPPRIAAGIWSIE, via the coding sequence ATGCGCCAAGGTTCTATACTGCAAAAACTGGTCACGGCTCACGAGGGGACGAATCGCCCTCTCCATTTGGGGGTGTATTATAAAAATACTCTCGTCGCCCTGTGTCATGCTTTAGAGGATTTTATTTTAGACTCAGACAGCGCCCCGGTGGTGATTGCGGCGTTTCAACAAGGGAAATGGTATCTAGAGGAAGCCAATCGCTATGGGGAATTGGCGGACAAGGCGAGTCAAATTGCGATTTTAGCGACGCTGGGGACGGGATTTGGGGAACATTCGACTTCAACGCGGGAGAATGTGGCGTTGGTGAGTTTGCAGCCTGATGATCCGGTGGCGCAAGAGTGGCATTTAATGATTTTATCGCCGACTTATAGCGCGATGGTGTTGTGTCAGGAGTTGTCTGAGGCGGATTATGGGGCGTTAGGGCAACCGGAGGAAGATTTAGAGCGGAAGTTTTACGGGTTTTGGACGTTTGAGACGGAGTTAGTGCGGGAAACGGTGGAGTTGGCGATCGCGCATATCGGCCAATATAACCCCCAACTCCAGCACCAGTTAGGGGTGCAGGTGTCTAACATTCTCGCCTCTGTCCAAGATTGTCAACGGGATGACCTCAATCAGGTGGTGTCTCGGGTGGTGGATTATCTCCATCGCACCCATGAACAAAGCCATTTACCCGATGCCCCCCGCTTTGCCCAAGGGGTGGATGATAACTTACTGTCGAATGAGATGCAGGCCTTTCTGCGCATGGCCGAATTAATTGATCAAGCGGATGCTTTGAATCCCAATGCAGCCGCAGAAGTCGCTGCACTTGGGGAGGCAATGGGGCAGTTATTAGACCTTCGGGCCTGGCAAATCAAGCGTTTACGACTAGCGGCCTTGTTGCACCGTTTAGCGCCCCTAACGGGGGTGATGGTGGAGGACGATGTGAAATCAAAAGCCCAGTTAGAGGTTTTAGCGAAACAGGGGATTCTCCCGAAGGCGGCGGTTTTGCGGATTATGCCCCAATTTCAGGCGATCGCCAATATTATCATCCATCAAACCGAGGCCTGGGACGGTTCAGGACAACCCGACGGCCTCTCCTACGATAGCATCCCCCTAGAGTCCCGTATTATCGCCTTAATCGCCTACTTCCAAAAACGCAGCCTCGAACACCAGCAAGCCGGGTCAGAACAGCCTCTCAGTGAGGCTTTAGCGGACTGCAAAGCCCAGGCTAACCGGATTTTTGATCCCAAACTCGTAGAAGCCCTAGAGTTGCTCAAATTGGGCCTAGAACAGGGGATGAGTTTAACGGTCAGTCCCCCCAGAATTGCGGCCGGGATTTGGTCGATTGAGTAG
- a CDS encoding ATP-binding protein gives MLPLSLSRLSTPWIDRTPLMIGGDVLVSEAVQRMHRSGKSYAVVVQTVTPVHCLGIFSISELMGAIATGVNLPTTPLQDMVTPPLHTLIESEIQDLCHILTYLEQYSLNHVPVLDDQGNWVAIIAYESCLKAYHEEHKAQQIQPLLLHPVSQVALEPSLIVASEAILQSNNQTPPQLDPRVQKLLQHSWRHHSLYKQYDDEALVESALHHLMREEINERLAQQIQNCQTQLATGEDHFRQLVENIDSIFWITNPQRTQILYQSPAYQKFFGDLQKNETSFPAACYGLIHPEDRDKVMSSYNTSLPEQDSQEFRIIRADGKVCWLRNRAFPIHNASGEIDCLVGIADDITLYKQTEEALEKSLHTLSDFKYALDQIALIASVDSQGKILDVNEKFCEFAQATPEQLLGVSYADLCSPPESEEFWRGVWTTLAHNFIWQGEIQHHPSHQRTCWVNVTFIPFFNERGNPQHYLMIGFEIEKRKRAEAEMLKTLIREKELGELKSNFITITSHEFRTPLTIIQCSVELLTSYSLSAEDQQEELQAIQESVAHLTHLLDDLLILSRGESEQLQCKWNLINIPQFCERLLKTLQGQYPDHCLEFEDEIEETQTPTFITDGTLLRQILINLLSNALKYSPPDHPIQLKTTQTKTHLVLQVCDRGIGIPPEAQEHLGTAFYRASNVGSTPGTGLGLAIVKTYVDLLQGTFQIQSQVGEGTTVKVILPQPTLSVQARGKRE, from the coding sequence GTGTTACCTCTTTCTCTTTCCCGGTTATCTACTCCTTGGATAGATCGCACTCCCTTAATGATAGGGGGAGATGTTTTAGTCTCCGAAGCCGTCCAAAGGATGCACCGCAGTGGAAAATCCTATGCTGTCGTGGTGCAAACGGTTACACCCGTTCATTGTTTGGGCATTTTCAGCATTAGTGAACTGATGGGTGCGATCGCAACTGGGGTGAATCTCCCCACCACTCCCTTACAAGACATGGTAACTCCTCCCCTCCACACCCTCATTGAATCAGAAATTCAAGATTTATGCCATATTTTGACCTATCTTGAACAATATTCCTTAAATCATGTCCCCGTGTTAGATGATCAAGGCAATTGGGTAGCCATTATTGCCTATGAATCCTGCTTAAAAGCCTATCACGAAGAACACAAAGCCCAACAGATTCAACCGCTTTTACTCCATCCCGTGAGTCAAGTTGCCCTAGAACCCTCCTTAATAGTCGCCTCAGAAGCCATTTTACAATCCAATAATCAAACTCCCCCACAACTAGATCCTCGTGTCCAGAAACTTTTACAACATTCTTGGCGGCATCATTCATTATATAAACAATATGACGACGAGGCCTTAGTTGAATCGGCATTACATCACCTCATGCGAGAAGAAATTAATGAGCGATTAGCCCAACAAATTCAAAACTGTCAAACCCAATTAGCCACAGGAGAAGACCATTTTAGGCAACTGGTTGAAAATATTGATAGTATTTTTTGGATTACCAATCCTCAACGCACCCAAATCCTTTATCAATCCCCTGCCTATCAAAAGTTTTTCGGCGATTTACAAAAAAATGAAACCTCCTTTCCTGCCGCTTGTTATGGTTTAATTCATCCCGAAGATCGGGATAAAGTGATGTCATCCTACAATACATCTCTGCCAGAACAAGACTCCCAAGAATTTAGAATTATTCGAGCCGATGGCAAGGTGTGCTGGTTGCGAAATCGGGCTTTTCCGATTCACAATGCTTCGGGAGAAATTGATTGTTTAGTGGGAATTGCGGATGACATTACCCTTTATAAACAAACGGAAGAAGCTTTAGAAAAATCTCTACACACTCTTTCTGATTTTAAATATGCTTTGGATCAAATTGCTTTGATTGCTAGTGTTGATAGTCAAGGGAAGATTCTAGATGTTAATGAAAAATTCTGTGAGTTTGCCCAAGCCACTCCTGAGCAATTATTAGGAGTTTCCTATGCCGATCTTTGCAGTCCTCCGGAATCCGAGGAATTTTGGCGGGGAGTCTGGACAACCTTGGCCCATAACTTCATCTGGCAAGGGGAAATTCAACATCACCCATCCCATCAGCGCACCTGTTGGGTTAATGTCACTTTTATTCCCTTTTTCAATGAGAGGGGAAACCCCCAGCATTATCTGATGATTGGGTTTGAAATTGAAAAACGAAAACGGGCAGAAGCGGAAATGCTAAAAACCCTAATTCGAGAAAAAGAACTGGGCGAACTAAAATCAAATTTTATTACCATAACTTCTCATGAATTTCGCACTCCTTTAACCATTATTCAGTGTTCTGTGGAACTTCTTACCTCCTATTCTCTTTCTGCCGAAGATCAACAGGAGGAATTACAAGCGATTCAAGAATCCGTTGCTCACTTGACCCATTTATTAGACGATTTACTCATTCTGAGTCGAGGAGAATCGGAACAACTTCAATGTAAATGGAATTTAATTAATATCCCCCAATTCTGTGAGCGTTTGCTGAAAACATTACAGGGACAATATCCTGATCATTGCCTAGAATTTGAAGATGAAATAGAAGAAACACAGACCCCAACTTTTATTACAGATGGGACGTTGCTCCGGCAAATTTTAATTAACTTATTAAGCAATGCGCTAAAATATTCTCCACCGGATCACCCGATACAATTAAAAACGACCCAGACCAAAACCCATTTAGTCTTGCAAGTGTGCGATCGCGGTATTGGCATCCCCCCCGAAGCACAAGAACACCTCGGCACGGCTTTCTATCGCGCTAGTAATGTGGGATCAACCCCCGGCACAGGTTTAGGTTTAGCCATTGTCAAAACCTATGTTGATCTCCTCCAAGGCACTTTTCAGATTCAAAGCCAAGTCGGAGAAGGCACCACCGTTAAAGTTATTCTCCCCCAACCCACTTTAAGCGTTCAGGCAAGAGGCAAGAGGGAATAA
- a CDS encoding GTP-binding protein produces MKIYRLLILIVGISFILGLMIWLVDAIYRLYFQISFTAPLLANLLLLLLIVLLGLLIAGFIYYFNLFSGRKSVTGRKGAQFVRLPAQKTEAAEENLKAIRQQVAQIQDEISRQELLERSQEIERNLTRGNIRVVVFGTGSAGKTSVVNALIGRMVGEVGAPMGTTQAGETYRLQLQNLARELLITDTPGILEVGEAGSQREQLARQLATEADLLLFVVDNDLRQSEYTPLRVLAEIGKRSLIVLNKTDLYTEQEQGVILQQLRDRVQSFIPPSDVVAVSANPQAVALESGDWVTPEVDIMPLIRRLAAVLRAEGEDLIADNILLQSQRLGEEARRLIDKQRRRQADKIIDRFQWIGAGVIAVTPVPVVDLLATAAVNAQMVVEIGKIYGCELNMERGRELALSLGKTLVSLGVVKGAVQMLSTLLQFNVATYLVGKTIQGITAAYLTRIAGKSFIEYFRHNQDWGDGGMTEVVQTQFKLLQKEEFIKGFVKDALVKFVQPMQETLEIKAELEETLPENLPMPLEKTWRNPLPVDDWDIPPTPTSEDW; encoded by the coding sequence GTGAAAATCTACCGACTATTGATTTTAATTGTAGGGATTAGCTTCATTCTGGGGCTAATGATCTGGTTGGTGGATGCTATTTATCGCCTTTATTTCCAAATCTCCTTTACCGCCCCACTTTTGGCGAATCTCCTGCTGTTGCTGTTGATTGTGCTTTTAGGGCTGCTGATTGCCGGGTTTATCTACTACTTCAATCTCTTCTCTGGGCGGAAAAGTGTCACAGGCCGTAAAGGGGCGCAATTTGTCCGATTACCGGCCCAAAAAACCGAAGCGGCGGAGGAAAATTTAAAGGCGATTCGGCAACAAGTGGCACAGATTCAGGATGAAATTAGTCGTCAGGAACTGTTGGAGCGATCGCAAGAAATTGAACGCAACTTGACGCGGGGTAATATTCGCGTGGTAGTCTTCGGCACCGGATCCGCCGGGAAAACCTCCGTTGTCAATGCTTTAATCGGTCGTATGGTGGGGGAAGTGGGCGCACCAATGGGGACAACTCAGGCCGGGGAAACCTACCGTTTACAATTACAAAACCTAGCCCGTGAACTTTTAATCACTGATACGCCGGGAATTTTGGAGGTGGGGGAGGCAGGGAGTCAACGGGAACAACTGGCGCGTCAGTTGGCGACGGAGGCGGATTTGTTGTTATTTGTGGTAGATAATGATTTGCGCCAGTCGGAATATACTCCCTTGCGGGTGTTGGCGGAAATTGGCAAGCGATCGCTGATTGTCTTAAATAAAACCGATCTCTATACGGAACAAGAACAAGGGGTGATTTTGCAACAGTTGCGCGATCGCGTTCAATCCTTCATTCCCCCCTCCGATGTGGTGGCCGTCTCCGCCAATCCCCAAGCAGTAGCCCTAGAAAGTGGGGACTGGGTAACGCCAGAAGTGGATATTATGCCCCTGATTCGCCGTTTAGCCGCCGTGTTACGCGCTGAAGGGGAGGATCTCATTGCCGATAACATTCTCTTGCAATCTCAGCGTTTAGGGGAAGAAGCGCGGCGCTTAATCGACAAACAACGACGCAGACAGGCCGATAAAATTATTGACCGTTTCCAATGGATTGGGGCTGGGGTGATTGCGGTGACTCCGGTTCCCGTGGTGGATTTGCTCGCCACGGCCGCCGTCAATGCCCAAATGGTGGTGGAAATTGGCAAAATCTACGGCTGTGAATTGAATATGGAACGCGGCCGAGAATTAGCCCTGTCCTTGGGCAAAACCCTAGTCAGTTTAGGTGTGGTTAAAGGAGCCGTGCAAATGCTCTCTACCCTCCTACAATTCAACGTGGCGACCTATTTAGTGGGGAAAACCATCCAAGGCATCACGGCCGCCTATTTAACCCGTATTGCTGGGAAAAGTTTTATTGAATACTTCCGCCATAATCAAGACTGGGGCGATGGGGGCATGACGGAAGTGGTACAGACCCAATTCAAATTATTGCAAAAAGAGGAATTTATTAAGGGCTTTGTTAAAGATGCCCTTGTGAAATTTGTGCAGCCCATGCAGGAAACCTTAGAAATTAAGGCCGAGTTAGAAGAAACGCTCCCCGAAAACCTGCCCATGCCCTTAGAAAAAACTTGGCGAAACCCCCTCCCAGTGGATGATTGGGACATTCCCCCCACCCCCACCTCAGAGGATTGGTAA
- the dnaK gene encoding molecular chaperone DnaK — translation MAKVVGIDLGTTNSCVAVMEGGKPTVISNAEGFRTTPSVVAYAKNGDRLVGQIAKRQAVMNPANTFYSVKRFIGRKSGEVTNETTEVSYKVLQDSNGNVKLDCPNLNKQFAPEEIAAQVLRKLIEDASKYLGETVTQAVITVPAYFNDSQRQATKDAGKIAGVEVLRIINEPTAASLAYGLDKKSNETILVFDLGGGTFDVSILEVGDGVFEVLATSGDTHLGGDDFDKKIVDYLAEEFRKTEGIDLRKDSQALQRLTEAAEKAKIELSSVTQAEINLPFITATQDGPKHLDTTLTRGKFEEICADLIDRSRIPVENAIRDAKIDKSAIDEIVLVGGSTRIPAVQELVKRVLGKDPNQSVNPDEVVAVGAAIQGGVLAGEVKDILLLDVTPLSLGVETLGGVMTKIIPRNTTIPTKKSEVFSTAVDGQTNVEIHVLQGEREMAKDNKSLGTFRLDGIPPAARGVPQIEVTFDIDANGILNVTAKDKGTGKEQSISITGASTLPDTEVDRMVREAEANAAADKERREKIDRKNQADSLVYQADKQLQDLGDKVSADDKAKAEALIKDLREAVQKEDDEKIKTVMPELQQTLYSIGSSVYQDAAGAPGAGPDDGGPTGGGSTGGGDDVIDAEFSETKE, via the coding sequence ATGGCAAAAGTTGTCGGAATTGATTTAGGAACCACCAACTCCTGCGTCGCCGTGATGGAAGGGGGTAAGCCCACCGTTATTTCTAACGCTGAAGGGTTTAGAACCACGCCCTCCGTGGTAGCTTATGCGAAAAATGGCGATCGCCTAGTCGGTCAAATTGCCAAACGTCAGGCCGTGATGAACCCCGCCAACACCTTCTATTCCGTCAAACGGTTTATCGGGCGGAAATCGGGCGAAGTCACCAACGAAACCACCGAAGTCTCTTACAAAGTCCTACAAGACAGCAACGGCAACGTTAAACTCGATTGCCCCAACCTCAACAAACAGTTTGCCCCCGAAGAAATTGCCGCTCAAGTGCTGCGCAAACTGATTGAAGATGCCAGTAAATACCTTGGGGAAACCGTCACCCAAGCCGTCATCACCGTTCCCGCTTACTTCAACGACTCCCAACGTCAAGCCACCAAAGACGCCGGGAAAATTGCCGGGGTGGAAGTTCTCCGCATCATCAACGAACCCACCGCCGCCTCCCTCGCCTACGGTTTAGACAAAAAAAGCAATGAAACTATCCTCGTCTTTGACCTAGGGGGCGGTACCTTCGACGTATCCATCCTTGAAGTAGGCGACGGTGTATTTGAAGTATTAGCCACCTCCGGCGACACCCACCTAGGGGGAGATGACTTTGACAAAAAAATTGTAGACTACCTCGCCGAAGAATTCCGCAAAACCGAAGGCATCGACCTACGCAAAGATAGTCAAGCCCTCCAACGTCTCACCGAAGCCGCCGAGAAAGCCAAAATCGAACTTTCCAGCGTGACTCAAGCGGAGATTAACCTCCCCTTCATCACCGCCACCCAAGACGGCCCCAAACACCTTGACACCACCCTCACCCGGGGTAAATTCGAGGAAATCTGCGCCGACCTCATCGACCGTTCTCGCATCCCCGTAGAAAACGCTATCCGGGATGCCAAAATCGACAAGAGCGCCATTGATGAAATTGTCCTCGTCGGGGGTTCTACCCGGATTCCCGCCGTGCAAGAACTGGTCAAACGGGTATTAGGCAAAGACCCCAACCAAAGCGTTAACCCTGATGAAGTGGTGGCCGTTGGTGCCGCTATCCAAGGGGGTGTTCTGGCTGGGGAAGTGAAAGATATCCTCTTGTTAGACGTGACTCCCCTTTCCCTTGGGGTGGAAACCTTGGGCGGTGTCATGACCAAAATCATCCCCCGCAACACCACCATCCCCACCAAAAAATCCGAAGTCTTCTCAACAGCCGTGGATGGACAAACCAACGTAGAAATCCACGTCCTGCAAGGGGAACGGGAAATGGCCAAAGATAACAAGAGCTTGGGAACCTTCCGCCTCGATGGTATTCCTCCCGCCGCCCGTGGAGTCCCCCAAATTGAAGTCACCTTTGACATTGACGCTAACGGGATTCTGAACGTCACCGCCAAAGACAAAGGCACCGGAAAAGAACAGTCCATCAGTATTACTGGGGCTTCCACCTTACCCGATACCGAAGTAGACCGCATGGTACGGGAAGCCGAAGCCAACGCCGCCGCCGACAAAGAGCGCCGGGAGAAAATCGACCGCAAGAACCAAGCCGATTCCTTGGTGTACCAAGCAGACAAGCAGTTACAGGATTTAGGCGATAAAGTTTCGGCGGATGATAAAGCCAAAGCTGAGGCCTTAATCAAAGACCTGCGGGAAGCGGTACAGAAGGAAGATGACGAGAAAATCAAAACCGTCATGCCGGAGTTGCAACAAACCCTCTACAGCATTGGTAGCAGTGTTTACCAAGACGCAGCCGGAGCCCCCGGTGCTGGCCCCGATGATGGGGGTCCCACAGGTGGCGGTTCCACAGGGGGCGGGGATGATGTGATTGATGCAGAATTCTCGGAAACCAAAGAATAA
- a CDS encoding response regulator transcription factor, with the protein MELLIVEDDPEIGQLIQDTLTREGFSCRLATDGLQALEDFRLYQPDLIILDLMLPQLDGLEVCTRIRQTTHLKDPYILMLTAKGEEIDRVIGLSTGADDYLVKPFSPRELVARVRALLRRSLRQAPSRTYQTPHFRIDLEQRVATRSLTEEAEVLDLTPLEFNLLATFLSYPGRVWSRSQLIEKLWGDDFFGDERVVDTHIGRLRKKIEPDSSQPSFLKTVVGVGYKFEDV; encoded by the coding sequence ATGGAACTTCTAATCGTCGAAGACGACCCAGAAATTGGTCAACTCATACAGGACACCCTAACTCGTGAAGGCTTTTCCTGTCGCCTGGCCACAGACGGTTTACAGGCCCTGGAGGATTTTCGTCTCTACCAACCCGATCTTATTATCCTCGATTTAATGCTGCCCCAATTAGATGGTCTGGAAGTCTGTACCCGGATTCGTCAAACCACTCACCTCAAAGACCCCTATATTCTCATGCTGACAGCCAAAGGGGAAGAAATTGACCGAGTGATTGGCCTGTCCACTGGGGCTGATGATTACCTCGTTAAACCCTTTAGTCCTCGGGAATTAGTCGCCCGCGTCCGAGCGTTACTCCGTCGCAGTTTACGGCAAGCCCCTAGTCGCACTTACCAAACCCCTCATTTTCGCATTGATTTAGAGCAACGGGTTGCCACTCGTTCCCTCACAGAAGAGGCCGAAGTCCTAGATTTAACCCCCCTCGAATTTAACCTTTTGGCCACCTTCTTAAGTTATCCGGGCCGGGTTTGGAGTCGAAGTCAATTAATTGAAAAACTCTGGGGAGATGATTTTTTTGGCGATGAACGAGTGGTAGACACTCATATTGGCAGATTGCGGAAAAAAATAGAACCCGACTCTTCCCAACCCAGTTTTCTTAAAACTGTGGTTGGTGTTGGGTATAAGTTTGAAGATGTTTAG